The Sebastes umbrosus isolate fSebUmb1 chromosome 10, fSebUmb1.pri, whole genome shotgun sequence nucleotide sequence tctgatACTTAAGAtactaagtacatttagctaATAGTTACATACTttttgttaaaggaatagtgtgtaACATtgagggggatctatttgcagaaatggaatataatattgataactgtgttttcattagtgtataatcacctgaaacgaagaatcgttgtgttttagttagcttagaatgagcccttcatattagggctgtgtattggcaagaatctggcgttACGATAtctatcacgatacaggggttaggCCTTGTGATACTGTAGGTaagatatgtattgcgattttgtaaaaaaatcgtattcttatcttattttaggaAAGAACACAAccccatatgcataaaatctttttttattcaatcaggacagtgagatctgcatttgcatttatcacagtccctgtaacatccaacatcatagcactactttaagAGGACaaatacactgagagggcacatctctttgaaaataaaataaagtattgattaacccataaactattaattaaaacattttgagtattgatacagtatcataaaacataatattgcgatattagaTTTTTTCgctattttcttacacccctacttcatatctacatagggagtgggtcctcttcacggagtccgccatgttgctccaccatgtttctagagtagcccagaacgaacaaaccaaacactggctctagagagagcctttcacgcttttacgttacctgaaggctacGTAGTTCtctgtgaaactgcggtaacgtgagctgcagagtgcaaaccTGACGGCATCTGACTTCCataaaagggaggagtgagcagaggggtcctcagttggttgcatctgcaaccacaccactagatgccaccaaatcctacacactgttcctttaatattttCAATTCAGGACTTTAACatgtaatagagtatttttgcAGTGTGGGCTTTGCTATTTTAACCGAGTAAAGGAggtgaatacttcctccactacTGGTTTGCAACCCCttgcaaagaaaaataacagaatggtattaacatgtgaatCATTTTTGTCCTACAGGATGTGACATTTCCCATGTCCCTATGCTCAAAGAAGTGTCTACTGACAGAGAAGTCAACAACCGATGCTTGACCACGGTGCATCTCCTGTATTTGCCAGACAGCAGCCATCTGCTCCCACCAGCAGTTGACAGGTATAGCCAGATCATTAAAATGTGCTTCATAAGGACATGTGTACATAACTTCGCTTAAAAGTGAAACGTTTAATAGAATTGTTTCTCCACTCAAGTGAAAGGTTATCATAATGTGTTTCTCTACACAGTGAGCTTGAATCGAGGATTTCCACTCTTAACCTTTCCCACGTTGACTTGGTGAATAAAACCTGGAAGTTCGGAGGGAACAAGCAGGGTTACATGATCATTAATAACCTCATCAGCAACTTCCCATCCTGCTGCATCACTGACGACCAGGGCCAGCCGATGTCCTGGATTCTGGTGTATGATTACTGTGCAATGGGCTTAATGTACACTCTACCAGAGCACAGAGGGAGAGGCTACGCCAAAGTCCTGGTCAGCACCTTGGCAAAGAGGCTCCACGCTGAGGGCCACCCAGTGTACTGCTTCATAGAGGAGGAGAACGAGGTCTCCTACAAGCTATTTAAAAACCTGGGCTTCATTGAGGATCCCTCATACAGGGCGCAATGGTGGGAATTGAATGTATAGCTGACTTATTATCAGGTAAACATAAATTGCAAGTGAATGTTattgtgattaaaatgtaaattgtatAGGCTCTCCAAAGCATTGCATCAAAACCTGAACTGTTATAATGGTGGATTCATCCCTTGGTTTCTGTCGGCATCGAACAATTATCAAATGATGTGcatgaacacatacagtatcacaGTACGGTACCAATGTAATAATCAGTAACAATGGCTCcccaaaataaagataaattatGTCATGCATACcttgttttattcatgttttaaatctattttctcCTTTTCACATT carries:
- the LOC119495661 gene encoding glycine N-acyltransferase-like protein 3, giving the protein MKVLNSEELQIAEGVLLKHLPKSFKVYGFLYGINRKKPTTKEVIVDTWPDFKVIICRPDPKNKHALDFMKKVAYYSTDEEILRKILTEENAIDWSTYFLIGGCDISHVPMLKEVSTDREVNNRCLTTVHLLYLPDSSHLLPPAVDSELESRISTLNLSHVDLVNKTWKFGGNKQGYMIINNLISNFPSCCITDDQGQPMSWILVYDYCAMGLMYTLPEHRGRGYAKVLVSTLAKRLHAEGHPVYCFIEEENEVSYKLFKNLGFIEDPSYRAQWWELNV